Proteins found in one Chloroflexota bacterium genomic segment:
- a CDS encoding WXG100 family type VII secretion target, with protein sequence MEIVALLRFAEQVVQSVIQQYTQQMNVVKEQAYQPMQQILQQVEGGAWTGTGADAFKEELSSLHMPGVGTIGEQGESFIKNLMQAGQIMAKADQEANQQVQALAEVFQKIIAF encoded by the coding sequence ATGGAGATCGTCGCGCTCCTCCGCTTTGCGGAGCAGGTGGTCCAGAGCGTGATCCAGCAATACACCCAGCAGATGAACGTCGTGAAGGAGCAAGCCTACCAGCCGATGCAGCAAATCCTGCAGCAGGTCGAAGGGGGCGCGTGGACCGGAACCGGCGCCGACGCCTTCAAGGAGGAGCTCTCAAGCCTGCACATGCCCGGGGTTGGCACGATCGGCGAGCAGGGCGAGAGCTTCATCAAGAACCTGATGCAGGCCGGTCAGATCATGGCAAAAGCCGACCAGGAGGCTAATCAGCAGGTACAGGCCCTCGCCGAGGTGTTCCAGAAGATCATCGCGTTCTGA
- a CDS encoding DUF6507 family protein, with translation MQATENEVYMNIPEVQQIAKTFAQISETLKAVSTALGVLINILKSTAFIGMVGGLAEAQFLEVIKKQIDQMAAKCDEMSKDVQAAVEAYERGDAQGATKFH, from the coding sequence ATGCAGGCGACGGAAAACGAAGTCTACATGAACATCCCGGAGGTCCAGCAGATCGCGAAGACCTTCGCGCAGATCAGCGAGACGCTCAAGGCCGTATCGACGGCCCTCGGCGTCCTCATCAACATCCTCAAGTCTACCGCGTTCATCGGCATGGTCGGCGGCCTAGCGGAAGCACAGTTTCTCGAAGTCATCAAGAAGCAGATCGACCAGATGGCGGCGAAGTGCGACGAGATGAGCAAGGACGTCCAGGCCGCAGTGGAGGCGTACGAGCGCGGCGATGCCCAGGGTGCGACGAAGTTCCACTGA
- a CDS encoding WXG100 family type VII secretion target, with amino-acid sequence MADELRAHYDDLQQISQQFVHAANGIEQMHQKVRSSFSKLQDKGWIGQGANAFFDEMEGKVNPSQLRLQQALEQAGQTIQKLAQSLRQAEEQASALFKHG; translated from the coding sequence ATGGCCGACGAGTTACGCGCCCATTACGACGATCTGCAACAGATCTCGCAACAGTTCGTGCACGCGGCAAATGGGATCGAGCAGATGCATCAAAAGGTCCGAAGTAGCTTCTCCAAGCTGCAGGACAAGGGCTGGATTGGCCAGGGTGCGAACGCCTTCTTCGATGAGATGGAAGGCAAGGTCAATCCGTCGCAGCTGCGCCTGCAGCAGGCGCTGGAGCAGGCCGGCCAGACGATCCAGAAGCTCGCGCAGTCCTTGAGGCAGGCAGAAGAGCAGGCCAGCGCCCTGTTCAAGCACGGCTGA
- a CDS encoding WXG100 family type VII secretion target has product MQNEIKMEYPLMEEMKQTFQAGREQLQDASNTLKGIADKLEQGALLGQAGSALSEAVRGPLMGSVQKLSDKFEELQGDIQYAVDQMKQAEATAKSKF; this is encoded by the coding sequence GTGCAAAACGAAATCAAGATGGAATACCCGCTCATGGAGGAGATGAAGCAGACCTTCCAGGCGGGACGTGAGCAGCTCCAGGACGCCTCGAACACGCTGAAAGGGATCGCGGACAAGCTCGAACAGGGCGCGCTTCTCGGGCAAGCGGGCAGCGCGCTGAGCGAAGCGGTCCGAGGACCCTTGATGGGCTCAGTGCAGAAGCTCTCGGACAAGTTCGAGGAGCTGCAGGGAGACATCCAGTACGCCGTCGACCAGATGAAGCAAGCCGAAGCGACCGCGAAGTCCAAGTTCTAG
- a CDS encoding serine/threonine-protein kinase translates to MAVLRAGAPLKQGTFVVVSLLGRGGFGEVYLARQPRMNRDVAIKVLSPNVAEEPDIVRRFEREALAAGSLLHPNVLPVFDFDYDEEAGVWFLAMQYIPGGRTLQSLLGTPMDPAEVANIIAAIASALEAAHDRGIVHRDVKPANVLLDGQRPMLTDFGIAHLGSLTGITARGMAIGTPAYVSPEQGMGKEVGPASDQYSLAVMAYEMLAGRPPFTGDSVSLVIQHVSNPPTPITSINPAIPEAVAMVVGRALRKKPEDRFPSCVAFAEALTAAVAGKAPPVEEEAVAPPIGPSAPTIDIESGALPVATGAATVGPEAYLDLPPTGVISGRGAPAAAVVAAPPGPAPVSIPLWKRPVALAGAGAIVVLLTAGVAAKQILAPSASGDLQARPASSPVAGGASPVAGTAAPASPNRGTLVISSNPNAALIVNDESYGRTPLQANLDPGEYDIKLVASTYEDWTSHVQITAGQRLTVPPVDLVPKPAIDVIGETDKKVGRDPFVDSSDIIRLTTTTQNFRVSDDVNAVVYLSPKTFGIRDLTFKVTLQWEKAGGGPPAVQSADQTIQKDWEQTFIHACAPASVLDPTGSNVPLSLSIAIDDTPLESFSYQIGPGSLAGVESQCNKKVLPRTQARAPGRPGALPEGALAFAEAR, encoded by the coding sequence TTGGCAGTCCTCCGAGCGGGCGCGCCGCTCAAGCAGGGAACGTTCGTCGTCGTATCGCTCCTGGGCCGCGGCGGGTTCGGCGAGGTGTACCTCGCACGCCAGCCTCGGATGAACCGCGACGTCGCGATCAAGGTCCTCTCCCCGAACGTCGCCGAGGAGCCCGACATCGTTCGGCGCTTCGAGCGCGAAGCCCTCGCAGCCGGCAGCCTCCTCCACCCCAACGTGCTCCCCGTCTTCGACTTCGACTACGACGAGGAAGCCGGCGTGTGGTTCCTCGCCATGCAGTACATACCGGGCGGCCGCACGCTGCAGAGCCTGCTCGGAACCCCTATGGACCCGGCCGAGGTCGCGAACATCATCGCGGCGATCGCCAGCGCCCTGGAGGCGGCCCACGACCGGGGGATCGTGCACCGGGACGTCAAGCCGGCGAACGTGCTGTTGGATGGCCAGCGGCCGATGCTCACGGACTTCGGCATCGCCCATCTCGGGTCCCTCACGGGCATCACCGCGCGCGGAATGGCGATCGGCACTCCGGCCTACGTCTCGCCCGAACAGGGGATGGGGAAGGAGGTCGGCCCGGCCAGCGATCAGTATTCGCTGGCGGTGATGGCGTACGAGATGCTAGCCGGTCGACCGCCGTTCACCGGCGACTCCGTTTCGTTGGTGATCCAGCACGTGAGCAACCCCCCGACGCCGATTACCAGCATCAACCCGGCCATACCGGAAGCGGTGGCGATGGTCGTGGGCCGGGCGCTGCGCAAAAAGCCGGAGGACCGCTTCCCGTCCTGCGTCGCCTTCGCGGAAGCCCTTACCGCTGCCGTGGCCGGAAAGGCGCCACCGGTGGAGGAGGAAGCAGTCGCCCCTCCTATCGGGCCGTCTGCGCCAACGATCGATATCGAGAGCGGGGCGCTGCCCGTGGCGACCGGCGCCGCGACAGTGGGACCGGAGGCTTACCTGGACCTTCCGCCGACCGGCGTGATCAGCGGCCGGGGGGCGCCGGCCGCCGCCGTAGTAGCCGCTCCGCCGGGTCCGGCCCCGGTCTCCATCCCGCTGTGGAAGCGGCCCGTGGCGCTTGCCGGCGCCGGCGCCATCGTCGTCCTGTTGACGGCAGGGGTAGCGGCGAAGCAGATCCTTGCGCCGTCGGCCTCGGGCGACCTACAGGCGCGCCCTGCGAGCAGCCCCGTAGCCGGCGGGGCGAGCCCTGTCGCGGGCACGGCCGCCCCAGCGAGCCCCAATCGCGGCACCCTCGTCATCAGCTCCAATCCCAACGCCGCCCTGATCGTGAACGACGAATCGTACGGACGCACGCCGCTGCAGGCGAACCTCGATCCGGGCGAGTACGACATCAAGCTCGTGGCGTCCACCTACGAGGACTGGACGAGCCACGTGCAGATCACGGCGGGTCAAAGGCTGACGGTGCCCCCGGTAGACCTCGTACCCAAGCCGGCCATCGACGTGATCGGCGAGACCGACAAGAAGGTCGGGCGCGACCCCTTCGTCGATAGCTCTGACATCATCCGCCTCACCACAACCACCCAGAATTTTCGCGTGTCGGACGACGTGAATGCGGTCGTGTATCTGAGTCCCAAGACGTTCGGCATCCGCGACCTGACGTTTAAAGTCACCCTTCAATGGGAAAAGGCCGGCGGGGGTCCGCCGGCGGTTCAATCCGCGGACCAGACGATTCAGAAGGACTGGGAGCAGACGTTCATCCACGCGTGCGCGCCGGCTTCGGTGCTGGACCCGACCGGTTCCAACGTGCCCCTGAGCCTGTCCATCGCCATAGACGACACGCCCTTGGAGTCGTTTTCCTATCAAATCGGACCGGGGAGCTTGGCAGGCGTCGAGAGCCAGTGCAACAAGAAGGTGCTCCCCCGCACCCAGGCCCGGGCGCCCGGCCGGCCTGGTGCGCTCCCGGAAGGCGCGCTCGCATTTGCGGAGGCGCGTTAA
- a CDS encoding protein kinase — MKRSCVRCQRTSPANSLFCHDVDCPAERSPVVLEAGDRLGDIEVVKVVTTLRSAVVYDALHQGRPVFMKVAHPGPRHRDRLIREASFLRSLRSDKKNRHPTLPKLQPPYVTTTLDQDAIGTTMLGSELLHYYLSDPIDGQSLHDLLLHQPQWWIHHVGWLCIELATTINTLHLKGLYHLGLTPSSVLVRFDHKPFVPHILLCDLGIATDSENLATDWYPEIAPPAYIAPELLSDGRVPVGVRTDVYGLGLVLSEMLVGRPVFADPLASDAEVAAAVRRDERIAMTRVEDVSPVAEIALRAAAPDPGARQQTAADVVEELVGVVGEAPVKKGGPLPELNAVLVLGGAALLVAFLVSLAIALSAGQPT; from the coding sequence ATGAAGCGCTCGTGCGTACGTTGCCAGCGTACGTCGCCAGCGAACAGCCTCTTTTGCCACGACGTCGACTGCCCGGCCGAGCGGTCGCCGGTCGTGCTCGAGGCCGGCGACCGCCTGGGCGATATCGAGGTGGTGAAGGTCGTGACGACCTTGCGCTCCGCCGTCGTGTATGACGCGCTCCACCAGGGCCGGCCGGTGTTCATGAAAGTGGCGCACCCGGGTCCGAGGCACCGGGACCGGTTGATTCGTGAAGCGAGCTTCCTGCGATCGCTGCGTTCGGACAAGAAGAATCGCCATCCGACGTTGCCCAAGCTTCAGCCGCCCTACGTCACCACGACGCTCGATCAGGATGCGATCGGCACGACGATGTTGGGCAGCGAGCTGCTGCACTACTATCTGTCCGATCCCATCGACGGGCAGTCGCTCCACGACCTCCTGCTGCACCAGCCGCAATGGTGGATTCACCACGTGGGTTGGCTGTGCATCGAGCTGGCGACGACGATCAACACGCTTCACCTCAAGGGGCTCTACCATCTCGGACTGACTCCCTCCTCGGTCCTCGTGCGGTTCGATCACAAGCCATTTGTGCCCCACATCCTGCTGTGCGATCTGGGGATCGCGACTGATTCGGAGAACCTCGCCACGGACTGGTACCCGGAGATCGCGCCGCCGGCCTACATCGCGCCCGAGCTGCTGTCGGACGGCCGCGTACCCGTGGGTGTGCGGACCGACGTGTACGGGCTCGGACTCGTCCTCTCCGAAATGCTCGTGGGCAGGCCGGTCTTCGCGGACCCGCTGGCGAGCGATGCCGAGGTCGCGGCCGCAGTCCGCCGGGACGAGCGCATCGCGATGACTCGGGTCGAGGACGTTTCGCCGGTCGCGGAGATCGCGTTGCGTGCCGCCGCGCCTGACCCAGGCGCCCGCCAGCAGACCGCGGCCGACGTCGTGGAAGAGCTGGTTGGGGTCGTCGGCGAGGCGCCGGTCAAGAAGGGCGGACCGCTTCCAGAGCTGAACGCGGTGTTGGTGCTCGGGGGCGCCGCGCTTCTTGTGGCATTTTTGGTGTCGCTGGCCATTGCGCTCAGCGCCGGCCAGCCGACCTAG